The following are encoded together in the Arcticibacterium luteifluviistationis genome:
- a CDS encoding MutS-related protein, translated as MTKYYKERLVEEEASLAELEKKNSTTSNIRLFAIIAGAVLLYFLFKTSAIIAFGAILGILTGFYFLVRYHESIQEKVELKKVLIDVLRNELEVCTGGKNKYAEGTDFYDEKHDYTADLDVFGNFSLFHLTNRAKTRLGQKKLANAFLETHKSEIIQKRQAASKELLGKTIWRQCFQASLFELSGSSVTELSTLGEPPAIKLEGLIKYYAFLKWIFVGGVAAVFYFYGVTNGMIALFGLLALNYSLVGINKKVTEPYFNKIKGLSRDMAKYKTATQLVLEENWETELLKNAQGLLPVDGKNPIEEFQLISTKIDMKNNQFASFFLYAFSPFDLVQLVKLRGWVKKNPSFFEEIFECLGTFEQFASVATLAFNRPDWTFPELNDDANVSVNAVEIGHPLMPESVSNSYVLSPQNRLSLITGSNMSGKSTFLRTLGSNILLAYAGAPVFAERFALNSEIKLFAYMRIKDSLEQNSSTFKAEIDRIKILLEAMNIEPKALLLVDEMLRGTNSEDKLKGSIAFLERVIKSNSYALVATHDLRMTDIADKYPESSKNYFFEYDAKDGELTFDYKLKPGICESFNASELLRSVGLDV; from the coding sequence ATGACAAAATATTACAAAGAACGCTTAGTAGAAGAAGAAGCTAGCTTAGCGGAACTTGAGAAAAAAAACAGTACAACGTCCAACATTCGCTTGTTTGCCATCATTGCAGGTGCTGTATTACTTTATTTCCTTTTTAAAACCTCAGCAATTATTGCTTTTGGAGCCATTTTAGGAATATTAACTGGATTTTACTTTTTGGTGAGATACCATGAAAGTATTCAGGAGAAGGTAGAATTAAAGAAAGTTTTGATTGATGTGTTAAGAAATGAATTAGAAGTATGTACCGGTGGCAAAAATAAATATGCCGAAGGAACGGACTTCTATGATGAGAAACATGACTATACTGCAGATTTAGACGTCTTCGGTAATTTTTCTCTTTTTCATTTGACCAATAGGGCTAAAACCAGGCTTGGTCAAAAGAAATTGGCAAACGCTTTTTTAGAAACGCATAAGTCTGAAATTATTCAAAAAAGGCAAGCAGCTTCAAAAGAGCTTTTAGGTAAAACTATTTGGCGTCAGTGCTTTCAGGCTTCTTTATTTGAGTTAAGTGGTTCGTCGGTGACGGAGTTAAGTACTTTAGGAGAGCCTCCTGCCATTAAACTAGAAGGGCTGATTAAGTACTATGCTTTCCTTAAATGGATTTTTGTGGGTGGCGTGGCCGCAGTCTTCTACTTTTATGGAGTAACCAATGGGATGATTGCTTTGTTTGGATTGCTGGCACTTAATTATTCTTTGGTAGGGATTAATAAAAAAGTTACAGAGCCTTATTTCAATAAAATAAAGGGTTTGAGCCGAGACATGGCAAAGTATAAAACTGCCACGCAACTCGTTTTGGAGGAAAACTGGGAAACGGAGTTATTGAAAAATGCTCAAGGTCTATTGCCAGTTGATGGTAAAAACCCCATTGAAGAGTTTCAGTTGATATCAACCAAAATTGATATGAAGAATAATCAGTTTGCGTCATTCTTCCTTTATGCCTTTTCTCCGTTTGATTTGGTACAGCTGGTTAAGCTTAGAGGGTGGGTTAAAAAGAACCCTAGTTTCTTTGAAGAAATCTTTGAGTGCTTAGGTACTTTTGAGCAGTTTGCTAGTGTGGCAACTTTGGCTTTTAACAGACCCGATTGGACTTTTCCGGAGCTTAATGATGATGCGAATGTAAGCGTAAATGCGGTAGAAATAGGGCATCCATTAATGCCGGAATCGGTAAGTAATAGTTATGTGCTAAGTCCTCAGAATAGATTAAGTCTGATTACAGGTTCTAACATGTCGGGTAAGAGTACCTTTTTAAGAACTCTTGGTTCAAATATTTTACTTGCCTATGCAGGGGCTCCTGTTTTTGCGGAGCGTTTTGCCTTAAACTCGGAAATTAAGTTGTTTGCTTATATGCGAATTAAGGATTCTTTGGAGCAAAACTCATCAACGTTTAAAGCAGAAATTGACAGAATTAAGATTTTGCTGGAAGCCATGAATATTGAGCCGAAGGCTTTATTACTAGTAGATGAGATGCTTAGAGGAACTAATTCTGAAGATAAATTGAAAGGGTCTATTGCCTTTTTAGAAAGAGTTATAAAATCTAACTCTTATGCATTAGTGGCTACACATGATTTAAGGATGACAGATATAGCTGATAAATATCCAGAATCTAGCAAAAACTACTTCTTTGAGTATGACGCTAAAGACGGAGAATTAACTTTTGACTATAAGCTGAAACCTGGCATTTGCGAAAGTTTTAATGCTTCAGAACTATTAAGGAGTGTAGGTTTAGATGTTTAA
- a CDS encoding FUSC family protein, with translation MQKLINQIYQFDYLKGAVLTFALVLPLYLGIHFDQMGYGLAFALGVFFTFLPNTDGSNKHRILGIIFALALSLLITVLCHFTRVASEWLFYLFFGVCIFWVSMLSVYGFRASMVAFSGHFAMIMSFALLKTDLSIGVKLGLIFCGGIWYLLWASLSHWIFENKSTAQKLAECVESTADFLKVKYQLLWNEPDNRLELEQKLLKLQIGLNEQHELLRELLFKKRMDEGESNKTSRHLLIFLEMLDIYELALARDTDPTEYKEALGVHFDKTQTFKSFAASTIVHLYALAEAIRTDKKLPLEERASENQELCEASIKSYVNIIGLPEAREGALILRNLLDYERRKEEKTFSAKRVYANILEGSDSLLRRKDRQLFITTQDYNIKTLKANLNLKSSVFKHALRLTIAMYVALFVGKVFEHQNAYWILLTVAVILRPNFGLTKKRGLSRVWGTLMGAAGAVAVILLFDSKTIYGCFAVPALFVGFVFLQKNYRVAATFITAAVILLYAILVENALNIVQYRVIDTFIGATISFLAIYLLWPVWEEGGIKSSIQKAIEASMSYMENIDRIYHSKETPDTVYRLARKKAFLESGNLMAAFQRQTEDPKSRQLHQAQVYATVVLNQTFLTGLAALGTYIQNHETTAASKEYETVIRHIFENLEAALKTLKGEEQSKEVDIDELSEATEVLDNKYSELSKERDMELEKGFVPMSQDMRNKLQEGKLMKDHLKWLHSISDSMKQTVPGLN, from the coding sequence GTGCAAAAGTTAATTAACCAAATATATCAATTCGACTACCTTAAAGGGGCGGTACTTACATTCGCCTTAGTGCTTCCGCTTTATTTGGGGATTCATTTTGACCAAATGGGTTATGGTTTAGCCTTTGCTTTAGGCGTGTTTTTTACCTTTTTGCCAAATACGGATGGTAGCAATAAGCACCGCATTTTAGGGATAATTTTTGCCCTTGCTCTGAGCTTATTGATTACTGTTTTGTGCCACTTTACTAGAGTGGCTTCCGAATGGCTGTTTTACCTATTTTTTGGTGTTTGCATATTTTGGGTGAGTATGCTTTCTGTTTATGGTTTTAGAGCATCTATGGTGGCTTTCTCTGGTCATTTTGCTATGATAATGAGTTTTGCTCTGCTAAAAACGGATTTGTCAATAGGTGTAAAACTTGGACTAATATTTTGTGGAGGTATTTGGTATTTGCTTTGGGCAAGCCTTTCGCACTGGATTTTTGAAAACAAAAGCACGGCTCAGAAATTAGCAGAGTGTGTGGAGTCGACAGCAGATTTTCTTAAAGTCAAATATCAGCTACTTTGGAATGAGCCAGATAATAGGCTGGAGTTGGAACAAAAACTATTGAAACTTCAGATTGGTCTTAATGAACAGCATGAGCTTCTGAGAGAACTTCTTTTTAAGAAAAGAATGGATGAAGGAGAGTCAAATAAGACGAGCAGGCATTTATTGATTTTTTTAGAAATGCTGGACATTTATGAGTTGGCATTAGCAAGGGATACTGACCCTACAGAGTATAAAGAAGCACTTGGTGTCCATTTTGATAAAACGCAGACTTTTAAATCATTTGCGGCAAGCACCATTGTTCATTTATATGCTTTAGCAGAAGCTATTAGAACTGATAAAAAGCTTCCACTGGAAGAGAGAGCCAGCGAAAACCAAGAATTATGTGAAGCCAGTATTAAGTCCTATGTGAATATAATAGGTCTGCCAGAGGCTAGGGAGGGAGCTCTTATTCTCAGAAATTTATTGGATTATGAGCGAAGGAAAGAAGAGAAGACTTTTTCAGCAAAACGTGTTTATGCAAATATTTTGGAAGGCTCAGATAGTCTACTGAGAAGAAAAGACCGTCAACTTTTTATAACAACCCAAGATTATAATATAAAAACACTCAAGGCTAATTTAAACCTTAAATCCTCTGTTTTTAAGCATGCTTTGCGACTTACCATTGCCATGTATGTGGCTTTATTCGTTGGTAAAGTTTTTGAACATCAAAATGCTTACTGGATTTTATTGACGGTGGCTGTGATACTTAGACCAAACTTTGGTTTGACCAAAAAAAGAGGTTTAAGTAGGGTTTGGGGTACACTGATGGGAGCGGCTGGAGCGGTTGCGGTTATTCTACTTTTTGATAGTAAAACGATTTACGGTTGTTTTGCCGTGCCAGCTTTGTTTGTGGGTTTTGTGTTTTTACAAAAAAACTATCGAGTGGCGGCTACATTCATTACCGCTGCGGTTATTCTACTTTATGCTATTCTGGTTGAAAATGCTTTAAACATAGTCCAATATCGAGTTATTGACACTTTTATAGGAGCCACTATTTCTTTCCTTGCCATTTACTTATTGTGGCCGGTTTGGGAAGAGGGCGGTATCAAGTCGTCGATTCAAAAGGCGATAGAGGCTTCTATGTCTTACATGGAGAATATTGATAGGATTTATCATTCTAAAGAAACGCCAGATACTGTATATCGATTAGCTAGAAAAAAAGCATTTCTAGAAAGTGGAAACTTGATGGCGGCTTTTCAACGACAAACGGAAGACCCAAAGTCTAGGCAATTGCACCAGGCACAGGTTTATGCCACCGTGGTACTTAATCAAACTTTTTTGACAGGATTGGCTGCTTTAGGAACGTATATTCAAAACCATGAAACCACGGCAGCATCAAAAGAATATGAAACGGTTATTCGGCATATTTTTGAAAACCTGGAAGCGGCACTCAAGACCTTAAAAGGAGAAGAACAAAGTAAAGAGGTAGATATTGATGAGCTATCTGAAGCTACAGAGGTGCTGGATAATAAATACAGCGAGCTCTCCAAAGAAAGAGATATGGAGCTGGAAAAGGGTTTTGTGCCCATGAGTCAAGATATGAGAAATAAGCTTCAGGAAGGAAAACTAATGAAAGACCATTTAAAGTGGCTTCACAGTATTTCTGATAGCATGAAGCAGACGGTACCCGGGCTAAACTAG
- a CDS encoding UDP-N-acetylmuramoyl-L-alanyl-D-glutamate--2,6-diaminopimelate ligase, giving the protein MLLSDILYKISLLTVSGKTDLEISNLQFDSRKVDANSLFIAIPGTQVNGHDFIPKAIELGAKAIMCEILPEKLSDDVTYLKVENSSNSMGLAASNFYSNPSSKIKLVGITGTNGKTSVATLLFDLFRELGYTCGLLSTVQNQIEDEIIPSTHTTPDSVKINELLASMHKKGCTYVFMEVSSHAVVMERIAGLTFSGGIFTNITQDHLDFHETFKNYIDAKKGFFDRLPKTAFALTNSDDKNGKVMLQNTKAEKSSYTLRGVGTFKGKVLDCGLYGLNMTINEQEVWFKLIGKFNAYNLLAVYGTAILLGEESEAILTELSQLTPPAGRFEQIHSSNQKVGIVDYAHTPDALKNVLETINELKEGNQQVICVVGCGGNRDKGKRPLMAKIACELADKVILTADNPRNEEPEDILKDMQEGVSITKRKKVLSILDRREAIKTAVMLSNEGDIVLVAGKGHENYQDIKGVKSHFDDKEELVRAFMS; this is encoded by the coding sequence ATGCTTTTAAGCGATATCCTTTATAAAATATCTCTACTAACGGTTTCTGGTAAAACAGACTTAGAAATATCTAACCTTCAGTTTGATAGCCGAAAAGTAGATGCCAATTCTTTGTTTATTGCCATTCCTGGTACTCAGGTTAACGGCCATGATTTTATTCCAAAAGCAATAGAACTTGGTGCAAAGGCTATTATGTGTGAGATCTTGCCAGAAAAGTTATCTGATGATGTCACCTATTTAAAGGTTGAAAACTCTTCTAATTCGATGGGGCTGGCTGCCTCAAACTTCTATAGCAACCCTTCTTCTAAAATAAAACTAGTAGGTATAACTGGAACAAATGGTAAAACCTCTGTGGCCACTTTACTTTTTGATTTATTCAGAGAATTGGGTTACACATGTGGTTTATTATCAACCGTTCAAAATCAAATAGAGGACGAGATAATTCCATCTACCCATACCACGCCAGATTCTGTAAAAATCAATGAGCTGCTGGCTTCCATGCATAAAAAAGGCTGCACCTATGTCTTTATGGAGGTAAGTTCGCATGCGGTGGTTATGGAAAGAATAGCTGGATTGACATTTTCCGGAGGGATTTTTACCAATATCACTCAAGACCACCTAGACTTTCACGAGACCTTCAAAAATTATATTGACGCCAAAAAGGGTTTCTTTGATAGGTTGCCAAAAACGGCCTTTGCCCTAACCAATTCCGACGATAAAAACGGAAAGGTGATGCTTCAAAATACTAAAGCAGAAAAAAGTTCTTACACGCTTAGAGGCGTTGGTACTTTCAAAGGTAAAGTCTTAGACTGCGGTCTTTATGGTTTAAACATGACCATTAATGAGCAAGAAGTTTGGTTTAAGCTTATTGGAAAGTTTAATGCCTATAATTTATTGGCCGTTTACGGAACAGCCATTTTACTAGGGGAAGAGTCAGAGGCTATTTTAACAGAACTGTCTCAACTAACACCGCCTGCTGGTAGATTTGAGCAAATTCATTCTTCAAACCAGAAGGTGGGAATAGTAGATTACGCCCATACTCCTGATGCCCTAAAGAATGTTTTAGAAACTATTAATGAGCTTAAAGAAGGAAATCAGCAGGTTATATGCGTGGTAGGTTGTGGCGGAAATCGTGACAAAGGGAAAAGACCATTGATGGCAAAAATTGCCTGTGAACTTGCTGATAAAGTTATTTTGACTGCTGACAACCCAAGAAACGAAGAGCCTGAAGACATCTTGAAAGACATGCAAGAAGGCGTTAGCATCACCAAAAGGAAAAAAGTTTTATCAATTTTAGACCGCAGAGAAGCAATTAAAACTGCTGTCATGTTATCAAACGAAGGAGACATTGTTTTGGTAGCTGGTAAAGGCCACGAAAACTATCAAGACATCAAAGGTGTAAAAAGCCACTTTGATGACAAAGAAGAGCTAGTAAGAGCTTTTATGAGCTAG
- a CDS encoding polysaccharide biosynthesis C-terminal domain-containing protein: MSFLKKLVGDTVLYGLSSIVGRLLNWLLFIVHTRVFEQPRLLSDNAQLYTYVIALNVIYTFGMETAFFRYASKKENQSEYFNIILTFIILLGGTLSTLFILGATPLIDAIGYPGKERLIIWLSVILVVDAISAIAFVKLRAQNKVKRFVSIRLINIFINIGLNVFYLMFCNYILQDLFLPDLKPFAAYFYNPDIGPDYIIWANYVASVVTLLLLWKEFVGFKFTWDWAKLKTVLNYAYPLLIMGMAGAINLTADRLMFRGLLPDGFYPGFNTEDAFSIYANVYKFSIFMTLVVQAYRYAADPFFFSKMGEKNSPNMIALSTKWFTIACIFIWIAVSINLDWIGLLIGSTYRSGLIVVPILLFANLMIGVYGNVSIWYKLTDKTFYGTWITIAGMALTVILNIILIPKYGYLGCAITFAISSLLMVAACYYYGQKHFPVPYSLVKVLIYIVLAAAIIIIDSQIQYPGLQYSVPVHLVLCGAFLTVVYFMERKTFSELKTT, translated from the coding sequence ATGTCTTTCCTTAAAAAACTTGTTGGAGATACTGTTTTATACGGCTTAAGTAGCATTGTCGGTCGTCTATTAAACTGGCTATTGTTCATAGTTCATACCCGCGTTTTTGAGCAGCCACGCTTACTTTCTGACAACGCACAGCTTTACACCTATGTCATTGCCCTTAACGTAATCTATACCTTCGGTATGGAAACCGCTTTTTTTAGATACGCCAGCAAAAAAGAGAACCAGTCGGAGTATTTCAATATCATACTCACCTTTATCATTCTTTTAGGAGGAACGCTATCCACGCTGTTTATTCTAGGAGCTACACCGCTTATTGACGCTATTGGCTATCCTGGAAAAGAAAGACTAATCATCTGGTTATCCGTAATTTTGGTAGTTGATGCCATCTCAGCCATTGCTTTTGTGAAGCTAAGAGCACAAAACAAGGTTAAGCGATTTGTGAGCATTAGGCTGATTAATATTTTCATCAATATCGGTCTCAATGTCTTCTACTTGATGTTTTGTAACTACATTTTACAAGACCTCTTCTTGCCAGACTTAAAACCTTTTGCAGCATATTTTTATAATCCAGACATAGGACCAGATTATATTATTTGGGCTAATTATGTGGCTAGTGTGGTAACGCTTTTATTGCTTTGGAAAGAGTTTGTCGGTTTCAAGTTCACATGGGATTGGGCAAAGCTCAAAACCGTTTTAAACTATGCTTACCCACTTTTAATTATGGGTATGGCGGGTGCCATCAATCTTACAGCCGATAGATTAATGTTTAGAGGTTTATTGCCTGATGGCTTCTACCCAGGGTTCAACACAGAAGACGCTTTCTCTATATATGCCAACGTCTATAAGTTTTCCATATTTATGACTTTGGTGGTTCAGGCATACCGTTATGCGGCAGACCCTTTCTTCTTTTCTAAAATGGGAGAAAAAAACTCGCCAAACATGATAGCCTTAAGCACCAAGTGGTTTACTATTGCCTGCATTTTTATCTGGATAGCTGTTTCTATAAATCTGGATTGGATTGGTCTTTTGATAGGAAGCACTTACAGGTCAGGCCTTATTGTGGTGCCTATACTCCTCTTTGCCAATCTCATGATTGGCGTTTACGGGAATGTATCCATTTGGTATAAACTGACAGATAAAACCTTTTACGGCACTTGGATAACTATAGCTGGAATGGCACTTACTGTGATATTAAATATCATTTTGATTCCAAAATATGGATATTTAGGCTGTGCCATCACATTTGCCATAAGTTCACTTCTTATGGTAGCAGCATGTTATTATTATGGTCAAAAACACTTCCCTGTTCCTTATAGCCTTGTCAAAGTCTTAATTTACATTGTATTGGCAGCAGCAATTATTATAATTGATTCGCAAATACAATACCCTGGATTGCAGTATTCCGTGCCAGTTCATTTAGTTTTGTGTGGAGCCTTCTTAACCGTAGTTTATTTTATGGAAAGAAAGACCTTCTCAGAATTAAAGACAACCTAG
- a CDS encoding VCBS repeat-containing protein has translation MNNWFKLTALSLLLFGCNAKKEPVLFELLTSEKTGITFNNEITPSNDLNIFRYMYFYNGAGIGAGDFNNDGLIDVFFSANQGQNELYINKGKLTFENISQKAGIIKNGGWSTGVSVVDINQDGLLDIYVSQVGDFEVLHAKNLLFICEKIDADGIPIFSEQAKEYGLDLVGFGTQAAFFDYDLDGDLDFFQLNHSVHQNGTFGRRDNFINTKHPLAGDRIFENIDGSFIEKSDQSGINQNALGYGLGLAISDIDLDGYPDIYVGNDFHENDYLYINQKNGQFKDELSQRLSHTSRFSMGVDIADLNHDIFPEIVSLDMLPFEHEILKRSEGEDTFYNFEFKLKQGYDYQFARNNLQLNNGKGVFSEIGMYSNISATDWSWSSLFDDFDNDGETDLFISNGIAKRMNDTDYINIVSNDEIQKRIQEKTFDESDEALTDLIPEIKIPNKVFLNKGKLTFLDAKSQIQNDKDSFSNGAVSVDLDNDGDLDLITNNINAPAFIYENKSDTTSKHIIKIGLKGNEKNLNGIGSKVIAFAKNEKYYKEKFPVRGFQSSSEAPFIFATKNPIDSLWIIWPDNSFQSIPKTSDKSIILSYQKGLPLFDYEKLRIPEKGSFVDVSNQILPKPLYHKENTFNEFDREALIPNKMSTEGPAVAVGDLNDDGLDDLYFGGARKEKSKVLFQTKTGTLEEFVFPDITSDSAYEDVDALIIDVNNDGLNDIIALSGGNEYLNKSEFNTPRLYLNNGSNGFIKSKEAFPLLFTTSQCVRDIDFDGDGDLDLFIGSRTFPWAYGKIPPSYLMINDGKGNFTIKKTPELEHLGMVKDAQWIDIDQDNDPDLIVALEWDGIYCLENNNGQLIKKTLTDKKGWWNIIYPTDINSDGKIDFIIGNLGENSRLKASEKKPVRMYVNDMDDNGRLDQILTYYLENEEVIFADKKELEKQMPFIRKKFNLAKDFAKADFRDVLGRDKIKESRFFEANYFKTAILLNKGNGAFEIEELPWQTQLGPISAISEIKGSSEYLLAGNFFDSNIQLGRYDGGIGGILDKEGKYHNIPGITLRGQIRQILPIKINGESHYLIIGNNAAIRIIKKVNS, from the coding sequence CGGCTAATCAAGGTCAAAACGAACTTTACATAAACAAGGGTAAGCTTACTTTCGAAAACATTTCCCAAAAAGCCGGTATTATCAAAAATGGTGGCTGGAGTACGGGCGTATCTGTAGTAGATATTAACCAAGATGGTTTATTAGATATTTATGTCAGCCAAGTTGGTGATTTTGAAGTATTGCACGCGAAAAACTTACTATTCATTTGTGAAAAAATAGACGCTGACGGAATTCCTATATTCTCTGAACAAGCCAAAGAATATGGCCTTGACTTAGTTGGTTTCGGAACTCAGGCTGCTTTTTTTGATTACGACTTAGATGGTGATTTAGATTTCTTCCAATTAAACCACTCCGTTCATCAGAATGGAACTTTTGGAAGAAGAGACAACTTCATTAACACAAAACATCCCTTAGCAGGAGATAGAATCTTTGAAAACATAGATGGTTCTTTTATTGAAAAAAGCGACCAAAGTGGGATAAATCAAAACGCACTCGGCTATGGTCTAGGCTTAGCCATTTCAGATATTGATTTAGATGGATATCCAGACATCTATGTCGGGAATGATTTTCATGAAAATGATTATTTGTACATAAATCAGAAAAATGGACAGTTTAAGGATGAATTAAGCCAAAGGTTAAGTCATACTAGCCGATTCAGTATGGGCGTGGATATAGCCGACTTAAACCATGACATTTTCCCTGAAATAGTCTCTTTGGATATGCTTCCTTTTGAGCATGAAATACTCAAAAGGTCTGAAGGAGAAGACACCTTCTACAATTTCGAATTCAAACTAAAACAGGGATACGATTATCAGTTTGCAAGAAATAACCTTCAGCTTAATAACGGAAAAGGTGTTTTTAGCGAAATAGGAATGTATAGCAATATCTCCGCTACAGACTGGTCTTGGAGTAGCCTCTTTGATGATTTTGATAACGATGGAGAAACTGATTTATTCATAAGCAATGGTATTGCCAAAAGGATGAATGATACGGATTACATCAACATTGTTTCCAATGATGAAATCCAAAAGAGAATCCAAGAAAAAACATTTGATGAATCTGATGAAGCCTTAACAGACCTTATTCCTGAAATCAAAATACCCAATAAAGTTTTTTTAAATAAAGGCAAACTCACTTTTCTAGATGCAAAATCTCAAATACAGAATGATAAAGATTCCTTCTCCAATGGAGCTGTTTCAGTAGATCTAGATAATGACGGAGATTTAGATTTAATTACCAATAACATCAATGCCCCAGCTTTTATATATGAGAATAAAAGCGATACCACATCAAAACATATTATCAAAATTGGGCTAAAAGGGAATGAAAAGAACCTAAATGGTATAGGTTCTAAAGTCATTGCATTTGCAAAAAACGAGAAATACTACAAAGAGAAATTTCCTGTAAGAGGCTTCCAATCTTCTTCGGAAGCTCCTTTTATATTTGCAACAAAGAATCCGATAGACTCTTTATGGATTATCTGGCCAGACAATTCTTTTCAATCTATTCCAAAAACCTCGGACAAATCAATTATTCTTAGTTATCAAAAAGGACTGCCCTTATTTGACTACGAAAAGCTAAGAATTCCTGAAAAAGGAAGTTTCGTTGATGTGTCAAATCAGATTCTCCCCAAACCTCTTTATCATAAAGAAAACACATTTAACGAGTTTGACCGTGAAGCTCTCATTCCAAACAAAATGAGCACCGAAGGACCCGCGGTTGCTGTTGGTGATTTAAATGATGATGGTTTAGACGATTTATACTTTGGAGGTGCTAGAAAAGAGAAAAGTAAAGTTTTATTTCAAACCAAAACAGGAACACTAGAAGAGTTCGTTTTTCCAGACATCACCAGTGACAGTGCTTATGAGGATGTTGACGCCCTTATTATTGATGTAAATAATGATGGCCTGAACGATATCATTGCCCTTTCTGGTGGAAATGAATATTTGAATAAGTCTGAGTTTAATACACCACGATTGTATCTAAATAATGGCTCCAATGGCTTCATAAAATCCAAAGAGGCATTCCCGCTGCTATTCACTACCTCGCAGTGCGTAAGGGATATTGACTTTGATGGCGATGGTGATTTAGACCTCTTTATTGGCAGCAGAACTTTTCCATGGGCCTATGGCAAAATACCTCCGTCTTATCTCATGATAAACGACGGGAAAGGTAATTTTACCATCAAAAAAACACCTGAACTTGAGCATTTAGGAATGGTAAAAGATGCCCAATGGATAGACATAGACCAAGATAATGACCCAGACCTAATAGTTGCTCTGGAGTGGGACGGCATATATTGTTTGGAGAACAATAATGGTCAGTTAATTAAGAAAACCTTGACTGACAAAAAGGGCTGGTGGAATATAATTTATCCTACAGATATTAACAGCGATGGTAAAATAGATTTCATTATCGGTAATCTTGGGGAAAACAGCAGGCTAAAAGCTTCTGAAAAGAAACCTGTAAGAATGTATGTAAACGACATGGATGACAATGGCAGATTAGACCAAATCCTCACTTATTATCTAGAAAATGAGGAAGTCATTTTTGCCGACAAGAAAGAGCTAGAAAAGCAAATGCCATTTATTAGAAAGAAATTCAATCTGGCAAAAGATTTCGCAAAAGCTGACTTTAGAGATGTTTTAGGTCGAGATAAAATCAAAGAATCGAGGTTTTTTGAGGCAAATTATTTCAAAACAGCAATCCTTCTAAACAAAGGAAATGGGGCGTTCGAAATAGAAGAATTACCCTGGCAAACACAGCTAGGCCCTATTTCCGCCATATCAGAAATAAAAGGCAGTTCTGAATACCTGCTCGCAGGGAATTTCTTTGATTCAAACATTCAACTTGGCAGATACGATGGTGGAATTGGTGGAATTCTAGACAAGGAAGGAAAGTATCATAACATTCCAGGAATTACCCTAAGAGGTCAAATAAGGCAAATCCTTCCAATTAAAATCAATGGAGAAAGTCATTATTTAATTATCGGTAATAACGCAGCCATAAGAATCATTAAAAAAGTTAATTCATGA